TAGAGAATTCTGTACATCATAGGGAACTTTAACAGGTTGTCATGAATTTATAGTCAGATTTTCTCTGGAATGATCCCTGGTGAGGATATCCCATTTTTGTCATTGTAAACGATCCCTGTTTAATAGGTAAAATACTTTATAGGTATTTGTACCTGAATTTATACTAGTATACGGGATAAATAAAAAACAGGAGTGGTAAGTACATAAAATCCGTGTATAGTAATACCTATTATTCAAAAACAATCATTATTTTTGCACCACTGAATACTGAAAATCCTAAGAAACAGTAAGAAAAACATTGAAAAAACAGGATTTCAGATATTTTAACCGATTGATATTCAGTAGGTATTATTGATGTGTAATTTATCAAATTTTAATTATATAATGGAAGAATTAGATCTTATATTAGAATCTGTAAAACAGGACATGGATGCAGCTGTAAAGCACTTGGATCACGCATTTCAAAGAATTAGAGCAGGACGTGCTTCTTCAGCTATGGTTCAGGATGTAATGGTGGAATATTACGGAGCACCGACTCCTCTTAACCAGGTTGCCAATGTTTCTATTCCGGATGCAATGACCATCTCTATTCAACCTTGGGACAGAACAGCGATCAACGCCATTGAAAAAGCTATTATTAACTCAAACTTAGGTTTTGCACCTTCTAATAATGGTGAAAATATCATTCTTAACGTTCCGCCTTTAACAGAGGAAAGAAGAAAAGAGCTTGCAAAACAGGCTAAATCTGAAGCTGAGAACACTAAAATAACAGTAAGAAACGCAAGACAGGATGGTTTGAAAGAACTTAAAAAACTGGACGGAGTTTCTGAAGATGTCGTTAAAGGGGTGGAAGATGAAATTCAGACTTATACTGATAAATATGTAAAGCTTTGCGATGAGCATCTTAAGACAAAAGAAGCTGAAATTATGAAAGTATAATTTTCAGTTTTTGAAAATAAAAAAGCGGTTTCAGTTCGAAACCGCTTTTGTTTTTATAGAGGTGATTATTTGCAATTTTCGTTGTAATCATAGATCACTTCATTAATCAGTGAGAGCTTATCTGTCATAGAATTGCTGACTTCTTCTCTGATGAACTTCCCAAGACCGGTTCTTTTTTTCTCTTCATTTTTCAGTGAGCCATATTCCCCTTTTGTCATTTTTGCTTTTGCGTACGGACAGTCTGTAATGATGATTTTTGCTTTTGCCGGAGTAAGTTCTTCCACTTTTCCTCCTTTTTTTGAATAAATATAGTTGGGATTATCCTGTAATCTCTGAGTTTCTGCCTGAGATACTCCATTGGCACTATTGGCCGTAACAGATGATGGATAACCGTATAGTTTATACACTGTAATTTTGCCATCTGCTATAACTTCTGCAAACTGAGAGGTTCTGGAAAGATTGTTAATTGCTTTTAAACCCGCACTTAGTCCGGTTATATTGTCAGAAGTATTCATTGCTTCTCTGGCATTCGAATATTTTATAGATTGGAAGATCCTGGGTGTATCTCCTTCATACAGCATATATTCTTTGATGTCATCAGCATCGTAGCTTTTATATTTGATTTTGTTTTTTACTTTGTCAATGTCAGCAGGGGCCGCAAATTTTACTTTCAGCTGATTTTGCCACGGGCTGTAATAACTTCCGTGAAGTTTGATAACACCTTCCATCTTCTTTCCGGCTTTATCAATGATGTATCCATATTTTTCGCCATTGTAAGATGCTGTTTCCTCCTGGGCATAGATATTTAAAGAAGTCAGCCCGAACAGGCCAATAAGTAGTAATTTTTTCATGGTTATATTTAAAAACTTCAGCAAAGATAATTTTTTATCCTCAAATAAATAATAGCTGAGATTTTTAATATCTGCGAATAGCCGGAAGTACAAATTATCCTGATAAACTGTTTCAGCGTGCAATGCTTTTATCTTCAATGAGATTTGATTGTACCTTAAAAAGAATATAAAAATAAAAAAGTAATGTCTCTGACTATGGTAAAATAAAAAAGATCCAGAAATGTTCTGAATCTTTTTTATCGTTAGACTTTGCCTATTGATATCTCTGATGTTCTTTATTCTTGACAAACAGTTTTGTAATAGGTTTAAATAATACTTTGTATTTTTCTGCATCAAAAAGCTGAGAATCTGTAAGGGCTTTATATGTCATCCATACCCCAAAAGGGAATAGGATTATATTGGGTAGCCATGCCGCAAGGTAAGGATTCATTTTTCCGCTCCATGACATATTTTCTACTCCCACATTCATGATATAGAAGATAATGAAGATAACAATCGCTATAATTACAGGAAGTCCCATCCCTCCTTTTCTGATGATAGACCCCAGACTTGCTCCAATCAGGAAGAAGATAATACAGGTTACAGAATAGGAGATAATCCTCTGCTGATAAATAACGACCTTACTGAAATACTTCACATTGGTACTGAATTCATTTTTCTTGGATTCCAGAGTAGTTTTCAGGTTATCCAACCTATTATAAGAGTAATAGATCATATCCAGTTTCTTATCTCCTTTTACGGTATCCAATTTGATCTGAACTTTCGGAGCAACTTTGTGTTTGTTGCCTTTATCCATATAGTTAATAGCAGAATTAGTCTGGTTCAGCACCTCATATCCTATATTGTCAAAGAACTTTTTATTCTCTTTTTTGCTTCTTGCAACAGTTTCGTTTAGCTGGTTATAAGTCTGGAAACGGTAGTCGTCTGTAATCTGCTCTTTTTCGATGGCTTTATTGATGATTTCACTGATGTCAAAATGTGACACTAATGTATCAAATTTAATAGCCTGGTCCGGTTGCTTTTGTCTTACGTTGTCACCTTTTCCGGCAAATGCATCTTCAAATACATAACCGTTATAAAGAACCAGTTTTAAAAAATTCTTATTGGCTGCAGGTACAAATTTACCTTTCTCTGCCACTACAGACTGTTGGTTTTCGTAAGTGTTTGCTTTTTTGTGAACAAAAACACCTTCAATATTTTCCCCGTTTTCTCCATATATTTTGTCAAACTTTACCATATATCCGGGAATCTGATCAATAAACTGCCCGGGGGTAAAGTTGATGGCCGGTTTCGTTTGTGCAATATTGAAAAGCATATTTTTAGCCTTCTTCTGGAAATCCGGAATAATATTATTGGAAAAAAAGAAGAGCATCACAGCAAGTATGGTTGCAATTCCAAACAGAGGCATCATTACTCTGGTAAGAGGAATTCCTGCTGCTTTCATAGCTGCAAGCTCATAACGCTCTCCAAATTCACCGAATGACATGATACTCGCGAGAAGGATCGTAAGGGGAAGAACCATACTGATTACATTCACCCCAAGATAGAATAGAAGTTTAAGGATTTGCCAGTAGCTTAATCCCTTTCCCATAAATTGCCCTAATTGAACCCAGATAATGTTTACAATGAAAATGAAAAACAATACGCTGAATATAAAGAAAAACGGTCCAAAGAAGGTTTTTATGATATATCGGTCTAGTATTTTTAACATGCGCCAAAATTAATCAAAAAGCCACAAAGTTTACTTGTGGCTTTTATATTTTGTTATTTTTTTTACTTAAAAAGGAAATTTGCGTATTCACGAATACGTTTTTCTTCTTTTAAAGTTCTGTAATGATGTAATTTTTAAATTTATTCTTGTCAAAAACAAACATATTGGGATCCAGCTGCTGGTTTTCTTTGTACTCTTTAATGGCAATTACTGCTACATCCTGATTATTTCCGTGCTGTTCAAGTTTTACCATTTGCTTTTTAGCAGAATCAATGAAAAGATAAACGAACTGTATTCCGTTTGATTTTACAGGAGTCAGCTTAATAAAGTCAGCATTCACTCCGTTCACCATCTTTTTACCATTATAGGTTACATTATAGTCGTTTCTATAGGTAGTAAGATAGTTAATAGGGGAGAACATGGTGCTGGTTCCGTTAGGCTTGGCAATGGTAACTTCCATATCATCGGCGTTGATGTTATAGATTTTATTACCATCGAAGATCTGTTCAGTATCCATGATCTTCAGTTTGTATTTCTCTCCGGCAACGTAATAAATACCAGGCTCTGTTTTTCCAACCTGACCGTTAAGACCGCTTCCAAAAGAAAATTTGAAGTAAGAGTTCTTTTTAGAATTGTAGTTGGCTGTAACATCATCCAGAATTTTTTTTGCTTTGGCATCGATCTTTTGAGCATTTGCCATTCCCACTGCACCTACAACAAAACTTCCTAATATAACTTTTGAAATAATATTTTTCATTTTTCTATTTAATAATCTTTAGACATTTTAAAACTGTAAAGGTCAAAACCTGATGGTTTCCCTTTAACTACGCAGATCTTCCAAAAACTGTTCCAAAGAATGAAGATCACTAATGATAACCTCTCTGGCCTTAGCTCCATTAAATCCTCCCACAATACCGCTCGCTTCTAGCTGGTCCATAATTCTTCCTGCTCTGTTGTATCCCAGTTTAAGCTGTCTCTGAAGCATTGAGGTAGACCCCTGCTGTGTAGAAACAATGATTCTTGCTGCGTCTTCAAACAGAGCATCTTTTTCGTTCGGGTCAAAAGTACCGGCTGAGCTTGAAGAAGAGTCTTCAGAAACATATTCGGGAAGTAGGAATGCTGATGCGTATCCTTTCTGTTCACCAATGAATTCTGCTATTCTTTCAACCTCTGGGGTATCTACAAAAGCACATTGAAGTCTTAGAATCTCATTCCCATTGAAATAAAGCATATCTCCTTTACCAATCAGCTGATCTGCTCCCGGAGAATCAAGAATCGTTCTTGAGTCTACACTGGAGATTACTCTGAAGGCAGCTCTTGCAGGGAAGTTGGCTTTAATCATACCCGTAATTACATTTACAGAAGGTCTTTGAGTAGCTACAATAAGGTGAATACCTACGGCTCTTGCAAGCTGTGCCAGTCTGGCAATTGGTAATTCAACCTCTTTTCCGGCAGTCATGATCAAATCTGCAAACTCATCCACTACCAATACAATATAAGGAAGGTATCGGTGTCCATTCTCAGGATTTAGTTTTCTTTCTGTGAATTTCTTATTGTATTCCTTTAAGTTTTTACAGAATGCATTTTTCAGGAGATCATATCGGGTGTCCATTTCAATACACAGAGAGTTCAGGGTATTGATTACTTTATTGGTGTCTGTAATGATCGCTTCTTCTGCATCCGGAAGCTTAGCCAGATAATGTCTTTCAATTTTTGAGTACAATGAAAGTTCCACTTTTTTAGGATCCACCATGACAAACTTGAGTTCGCTTGGGTGTTTTTTATAAAGAAGGGAAGTAAGGATCGCGTTAATTCCCACAGATTTACCCTGACCTGTCGCTCCTGCCATCAATAAGTGAGGCATCTTTGAAAGGTCGGCCATGAAAACTTCGTTGGAAATCGTTTTTCCGAAAACTACCGGAAGATCCATATCCGTATTCTGGAATTTTTGAGAAGCAATTACCGAACGCATAGAAACCATTGTAGGATTTTTTCTTGGTACTTCAATACCAATTGTTCCTTTTCCAGGCATTGGAGCAATAATTCTGATTCCCAAAGCAGAAAGGTTCAGGGCAATATCATCCTGCAGTTTTTTGATAGCCGCAACACGGATTCCTGCCTCTGGTACGATTTCGTATAAAGTAACAGTGGGCCCTATGGTTGCTTTGATTTCAGCAATTCCTACGTTGAAATTCTTAAGAAGTCCAACAATTTTATTTTTATTTTCTTCTAATTCTTCCTTATTGATAGCGATCTCTTCATTGCCGTAGTCCCTCAATAGATCTACCGGAGGCATATGGAAATTAGGCAAATCCAATTTATGATCATACAAACCGTGTTTTTCTACAAGTTCCTGGGATTTCCTGTCCGAGTCATCCAGAATATCTATAACAGGAGCAACTTCGATATTGAATTTAATATTTTCATGTGCAGGTGGCGGTGTTACAGCAGGAGATGGAACAGAAGGTCTGATGTCAAATGCTTCTTCCGGTGTAGAAACAGGAACAACTGGTTTTGTAGAAAGGTTTAAGCTAACTGGTTGAGTCACCTCTTTAGGTTCCGCATCAAAAGAAGTATGGTTGGGAGTAACAATAGTATCTATTTCCGCAGAAGTTGAAATTTCCGAGAATCCGTTGGTTGTAATTGCCGCTGGTTGCTCTTTGATTTTATTGATAGGATTGTTTCCGGCCGGACTGTTGATTTCACTTACTCTTACATTGGGAGCAGGCTCCTCTTCAGATTGGTAAGCTTCTTCTTTCAGTTCTTCATCAGCTTCAAAATCATCCTCAGAATCAGGAAT
This genomic window from Chryseobacterium sp. MEBOG06 contains:
- the frr gene encoding ribosome recycling factor encodes the protein MEELDLILESVKQDMDAAVKHLDHAFQRIRAGRASSAMVQDVMVEYYGAPTPLNQVANVSIPDAMTISIQPWDRTAINAIEKAIINSNLGFAPSNNGENIILNVPPLTEERRKELAKQAKSEAENTKITVRNARQDGLKELKKLDGVSEDVVKGVEDEIQTYTDKYVKLCDEHLKTKEAEIMKV
- a CDS encoding LptF/LptG family permease, producing MLKILDRYIIKTFFGPFFFIFSVLFFIFIVNIIWVQLGQFMGKGLSYWQILKLLFYLGVNVISMVLPLTILLASIMSFGEFGERYELAAMKAAGIPLTRVMMPLFGIATILAVMLFFFSNNIIPDFQKKAKNMLFNIAQTKPAINFTPGQFIDQIPGYMVKFDKIYGENGENIEGVFVHKKANTYENQQSVVAEKGKFVPAANKNFLKLVLYNGYVFEDAFAGKGDNVRQKQPDQAIKFDTLVSHFDISEIINKAIEKEQITDDYRFQTYNQLNETVARSKKENKKFFDNIGYEVLNQTNSAINYMDKGNKHKVAPKVQIKLDTVKGDKKLDMIYYSYNRLDNLKTTLESKKNEFSTNVKYFSKVVIYQQRIISYSVTCIIFFLIGASLGSIIRKGGMGLPVIIAIVIFIIFYIMNVGVENMSWSGKMNPYLAAWLPNIILFPFGVWMTYKALTDSQLFDAEKYKVLFKPITKLFVKNKEHQRYQ
- a CDS encoding LolA family protein; protein product: MKNIISKVILGSFVVGAVGMANAQKIDAKAKKILDDVTANYNSKKNSYFKFSFGSGLNGQVGKTEPGIYYVAGEKYKLKIMDTEQIFDGNKIYNINADDMEVTIAKPNGTSTMFSPINYLTTYRNDYNVTYNGKKMVNGVNADFIKLTPVKSNGIQFVYLFIDSAKKQMVKLEQHGNNQDVAVIAIKEYKENQQLDPNMFVFDKNKFKNYIITEL
- a CDS encoding FtsK/SpoIIIE family DNA translocase; this translates as MDKKTQKKPTESPDKGRILSKPRIFFGLTFILLSAVLAFSFISYLMNWKADQSQAGTMLDKTIQSSNIFGKVGDWLGNIFIFESIGIASFIIAFLFLVVGTMILKKKIFKPWKTIGHSLFFICWLPIFMGALTKGQGVLGGVYGYQIMDYLNSIIGTVGLWTVLAASILLYFILEFNLRPSSIKAKLSKINENTIGKVKSMIPDSEDDFEADEELKEEAYQSEEEPAPNVRVSEINSPAGNNPINKIKEQPAAITTNGFSEISTSAEIDTIVTPNHTSFDAEPKEVTQPVSLNLSTKPVVPVSTPEEAFDIRPSVPSPAVTPPPAHENIKFNIEVAPVIDILDDSDRKSQELVEKHGLYDHKLDLPNFHMPPVDLLRDYGNEEIAINKEELEENKNKIVGLLKNFNVGIAEIKATIGPTVTLYEIVPEAGIRVAAIKKLQDDIALNLSALGIRIIAPMPGKGTIGIEVPRKNPTMVSMRSVIASQKFQNTDMDLPVVFGKTISNEVFMADLSKMPHLLMAGATGQGKSVGINAILTSLLYKKHPSELKFVMVDPKKVELSLYSKIERHYLAKLPDAEEAIITDTNKVINTLNSLCIEMDTRYDLLKNAFCKNLKEYNKKFTERKLNPENGHRYLPYIVLVVDEFADLIMTAGKEVELPIARLAQLARAVGIHLIVATQRPSVNVITGMIKANFPARAAFRVISSVDSRTILDSPGADQLIGKGDMLYFNGNEILRLQCAFVDTPEVERIAEFIGEQKGYASAFLLPEYVSEDSSSSSAGTFDPNEKDALFEDAARIIVSTQQGSTSMLQRQLKLGYNRAGRIMDQLEASGIVGGFNGAKAREVIISDLHSLEQFLEDLRS